The sequence GTGCTGACCGGCCCCCATCTCGAGATCCGCCGCCACGAGCAGGGGAATCGGCGCCGCTTCGCGCAGCCGATCCAAGAGGTCGCGGTCGTCGCGCCGTTTGTCGAAGATGAAACCGCCCCAGGCATGCTCCCTGAGGTCGTCACACGCCTTCCGGCACGCCTCGGGATCCGTAGACGGCAGCGCCAGACAGAAGAGTTGAGCGACCTTGACGGCGAGCGGCAGGTCGCCGAGCGCCGGGATGCTCACGCGAGCAGTTCGTCCAGCGACAGCGAGCGCTGCAGCTCCAGGGCCTCTTCCACCAGATCAGGCGTGCAGAAATCGAGGCGCACCAGGATCTCGCCCAGCTGGCCGCCGTGCCGGCGCTGCTCGTCGAGAGCGTCCAGGAGCTGGAGGTAACGCAGGTCTCCGTTGGAGACGAGCAACTCGCCCAGCCGGATCTGGGTCCGATACTCGCGCAGGCAAGAAATGAGCTCGTCGAAGGAGAGATAGCCGAGTTCGACGAGGATCTCGCCGATGCGCAGGTGGCGCTTCTTCTTCTCCTGGAGGGCCAGGCCCTCACGCAACTGCTCCGCGGTGATGAGGGACTTCGAAATCAGGAAGTCGCCAAAGAACCCGGCTTGAATCTCTTCAATGAAGGCTTCTTTCTGCGTGGTCAACGTGTTCCCCCTTCAGCGCGCCTCGCGGCACCATGCCCCGCCTGGGGCGTGCCAATATCCGAGCAAGAGTATACCCAAAGGGCACCCGGGACAAATCGTCTCGGCGCGTTTCGGTTTAAAATGGAGGGTCCACGGCAAGGGAGGAAGCGGATGCAAATCAGCGTAAAGACAAGACTCGGAGCCGTCATCGCGGGGGGAGTCCTCATGCTCAACGGATGCAGCGCGGGGTATTTGCTCAAGCAAGGCTACGGGCAGGCATCCCTTCTCTTCCAGCGCGAATCCATGGAGGCCGCCCGCACCGACACGCGGCTGAGCGACGAGCAGCGGCAGCGACTCGACGTGGTGACAGGCGCCAAGGCCTACGCCATCCGCACCATCGGCCTCAAGGAGAGCGCGAGCTACGACAAGGTCATCGTGCTCGATCGCTCAGCCGTCACTTACGTGGTCTCGGGGGCCCCAAAGGACAAGCTCGAACCCTACTTGTGGCACTTCCCCGTGGTGGGGGCGGTGCCCTACAAGGGCTTCTTCGATCGCTCCGAGGCGATCGCCGAGCAAGAAGGGCTCAAGGCCAAGGGCTTCGACACCTACTTGCGTGGCGTCGCCGCCTTCAGCCTGCTGGGGTGGATCCCCGATCCGCTCTACTCGCCCCTCTTGAAGTACGAGCCACCGGTGCTCGCCAACACCATCATCCACGAGCTGACGCACGGGACGGTTTTCCTAAAAGGGGCATCGAGCTTCAACGAAGGCTTCGCCACCTTCGTCGGCAACCAAGGCGGGATCGGCTACATGCGCGAACGCTACGGTCCCGATTCGGCAGAGGCCCGCTACGCGGAGGGAATGGTGCGAGATGAGCGGAAGTTCACGGCCTTCTTGCAAGACCTCGGCGCGGAGCTTCGTGCCCTCTACGGCTCCTCACGCATGTCGGAGGAGAAACTGAGCGCCCGAGAAAAGGTCTTCGCCGAGGCCCAGGCGCAGTTCGCCTTGATCCCCTTCGAGACCGACCATTTCGCCTGGTTCGGAAAAGCGACGCTCAACAACGCCTTTCTCATGACGCTTCTGACCTACCAATCCAACGCGGATCGCTTCGAGAAGGTCTACGATCGCCTCGGGCGGGACTTGAAGGCCATGGTGCAGTTCTTTCGGGATCAGGTCGCCAAGCAGCCCGATCCCGAGGCCTACCTGGATGGCTGGCTGAAGGGCTAGAACACCGACGAGACGGCAGGGCTGATCCGGATCTCGCTGGTCGCAAGGAAGAAGACATCCACATGGGGAGCCACCGAGACCATGCTCAGGTCCTCATCCAGGATGTCGACCATGACGTTGCAACCCGCGCAGGAGAACTCCTCACCACTCACGGTGTCGGCCTTGAGGGCCTTGTGGCAGAAGGGGCAGCTGAAAACGGTCTTGATCATAGGATTCATCCTCCTGGATCGAATCTACCCGAGGCGCTTCATATTTAAACATAAACGATTGTAAACTTGCCTGCTCGAAATGCTTCCATCCATGGTTTAAATCCGCGTCCTGAAACCATTTTCGCCCAAAAAATAATTTGAAATATTTCTTTACAATCCCTCGTCTGCTCGTTTTGCCTGTCCTGTTTATCGGAAGAAAGACGGAGTTTTAACAAAGGCTTGATGTGCTTCGACAACCCTTAACAGATTCGGCGCCATAAAGAGCGTGTGTGAAAAGGAGAGGCTGTATGGGAAACACGAGCATCACCTCGGGCAGCAT is a genomic window of bacterium containing:
- a CDS encoding aminopeptidase, yielding MQISVKTRLGAVIAGGVLMLNGCSAGYLLKQGYGQASLLFQRESMEAARTDTRLSDEQRQRLDVVTGAKAYAIRTIGLKESASYDKVIVLDRSAVTYVVSGAPKDKLEPYLWHFPVVGAVPYKGFFDRSEAIAEQEGLKAKGFDTYLRGVAAFSLLGWIPDPLYSPLLKYEPPVLANTIIHELTHGTVFLKGASSFNEGFATFVGNQGGIGYMRERYGPDSAEARYAEGMVRDERKFTAFLQDLGAELRALYGSSRMSEEKLSAREKVFAEAQAQFALIPFETDHFAWFGKATLNNAFLMTLLTYQSNADRFEKVYDRLGRDLKAMVQFFRDQVAKQPDPEAYLDGWLKG